From a region of the Pseudomonadota bacterium genome:
- a CDS encoding glutamine--tRNA ligase/YqeY domain fusion protein, translated as MTSEAKPRDFIRAIIEQDIATGKHTRIVTRFPPEPNGYLHIGHAKSICLNFGISTEFADSRCHLRFDDTNPSKEEQEYVDSIKDNVRWLGFDWGEHLYFASDYFDELYAFAEHLIQEGKAYVCDLTPEEIREYRGTLTEPGRNSPYRERSPEENLDLFRKMRAGEFPDGSRVLRAKIDMTSGNINMRDPVLYRILRATHHRTGDKWCIYPMYDYTHPISDALEHITHSLCTLEFEDHRPLYDWTCDNTPVPCHPRQIEFARLNLNYTVVSKRKLLKLVQGGHVSGWDDPRMPTLSGIRRRGYTPASIRSFCDKIGLAKGDSVVDMAILEHCIREDLNDKAPRVMGVLEPLKVVITNYPEDQVEEMEAQNHPQNPEMGNRKVPFCREIYIEKSDFMEEAPAKFHRLAPDREVRLRYAYVVQLEKVVKDSNGNLTAIHCTYDPETRGGNTPDGRKIKGTIHWVSARHAVDAEVRLYDRLFTEEAPESKDRDFLDVLNPDSLKVLSGCKLEPFLKGAAADVNYQFERTGYFCLDGKDATPDHLVFNRTVTLRDSWEKMKEKA; from the coding sequence ATGACATCGGAAGCAAAACCCAGAGACTTCATCCGGGCGATCATCGAACAGGACATCGCCACCGGAAAACATACACGGATCGTGACCCGTTTCCCGCCGGAGCCGAACGGTTATCTGCACATCGGCCACGCCAAGTCGATCTGCCTGAATTTCGGCATCTCAACCGAATTTGCCGACAGCCGCTGTCACCTTCGTTTCGATGACACCAATCCCAGCAAGGAAGAACAGGAGTATGTCGATTCGATCAAGGACAACGTCCGCTGGCTCGGATTCGACTGGGGAGAACATCTCTATTTCGCGTCCGACTATTTTGACGAATTGTACGCTTTCGCGGAGCATCTCATTCAAGAGGGCAAGGCCTACGTCTGCGACCTGACCCCGGAAGAGATCCGGGAGTATCGGGGAACACTGACCGAACCCGGCAGGAACAGCCCCTACCGGGAAAGATCGCCGGAAGAGAACCTCGATCTTTTCCGCAAAATGCGCGCAGGGGAGTTCCCCGACGGCAGCCGGGTATTACGGGCAAAAATCGACATGACCTCGGGCAATATCAACATGCGTGACCCGGTCCTCTACCGGATTCTCCGGGCCACCCATCACCGGACCGGCGACAAGTGGTGCATCTACCCGATGTACGACTATACCCACCCGATCTCGGACGCTCTCGAGCATATCACCCACTCGCTCTGCACCCTCGAGTTTGAAGATCACAGACCTCTCTATGACTGGACCTGCGACAATACCCCGGTCCCGTGCCACCCCAGGCAGATCGAGTTTGCCCGCCTGAACCTCAACTACACCGTGGTCAGCAAGAGAAAACTCCTGAAACTGGTCCAGGGCGGGCACGTCAGCGGCTGGGACGACCCGCGGATGCCGACGCTCTCGGGGATCAGACGACGCGGCTACACCCCGGCCTCGATCCGGTCCTTCTGCGACAAGATCGGCCTCGCGAAAGGCGATTCGGTGGTCGACATGGCCATTCTCGAACACTGTATCCGCGAAGACTTGAACGACAAGGCTCCAAGGGTGATGGGGGTGCTCGAACCACTCAAGGTGGTGATCACCAATTATCCGGAAGATCAGGTCGAAGAAATGGAGGCGCAGAACCATCCGCAAAATCCAGAGATGGGCAACCGAAAAGTCCCTTTCTGCAGGGAGATCTACATTGAAAAATCCGACTTCATGGAGGAGGCCCCGGCGAAATTCCACCGGCTTGCACCGGACCGGGAGGTGCGCCTCCGGTACGCCTATGTCGTTCAGCTTGAAAAAGTGGTCAAGGACAGCAACGGCAATCTGACGGCGATCCACTGCACCTATGATCCGGAGACCCGGGGCGGCAACACTCCCGACGGCCGCAAGATCAAAGGCACCATCCACTGGGTCTCGGCCCGTCATGCGGTGGACGCCGAGGTCAGGCTTTACGACCGACTTTTCACCGAAGAAGCGCCTGAGTCCAAAGACCGGGATTTTCTCGATGTGCTCAACCCGGATTCACTCAAAGTACTTTCCGGCTGCAAACTCGAACCATTTCTGAAAGGGGCGGCAGCAGACGTCAACTACCAGTTCGAACGCACGGGCTATTTCTGCCTGGACGGCAAGGATGCAACACCGGACCACCTTGTTTTCAACCGCACCGTCACCCTGCGCGACTCGTGGGAGAAGATGAAGGAAAAAGCTTAG
- a CDS encoding hemerythrin family protein has product MEWGKDYRLGLIWQDFQHKELIDRMVELEKAIREGADKNDFYGMIGFLGNYINDHFALEEVYMKKYNYPHALEHIKQHRKFSEEFRKFKSGCIYQEKKTSIELFDKLSLWVSTHLQVIDKTLAEFLIKKGLESPKIV; this is encoded by the coding sequence ATGGAATGGGGCAAGGATTACCGGCTGGGTCTTATCTGGCAGGACTTTCAGCACAAGGAACTGATCGACCGAATGGTTGAGCTTGAAAAGGCGATCCGGGAAGGTGCGGACAAGAACGACTTCTATGGGATGATCGGTTTTCTCGGCAACTACATCAACGATCATTTCGCCCTGGAAGAAGTGTACATGAAGAAATACAATTATCCCCATGCCCTGGAGCATATCAAACAGCACCGGAAGTTTTCCGAGGAGTTCAGGAAGTTCAAATCGGGCTGCATCTATCAGGAAAAGAAAACCTCGATCGAACTGTTTGACAAGTTGAGCTTATGGGTGTCGACCCACCTCCAGGTGATCGACAAGACGCTTGCGGAATTCCTGATCAAAAAAGGTCTCGAAAGTCCGAAGATTGTCTGA